The sequence GCGGGTTTGGCGGATTTCCCATAGGAAATACGGGATTTGGGTGTTCCTGCCGATCTACATCTTTTTGTCATAATGCATCAATTAATCAATTAAATAAATTGAATATGGAGTTTATAGGATTTTGACGTATGCTATTCATACACATTTACAAATAGTAATTTTTGATATATGTAACTTTATATAACTTCATAAACATATATCAGTTACCATTCCTGTCTTTCTTATCTTGGGTTATTCTTAAGTATGGAATATACAAATACGTGCAACAATGATGTGAAGAATCATACTAAATTATAATGTATATCTTATATTAAGAAACCGCtttaaatagtttagtttagtgctACTTTAAACTAAATTTAGTAATATAAGTTGCTGCTTCTTTTTAGGTTCACAGTAGGCATTCTTGGGCGAATTTTGGACCAAATAGGTTATTATCCATTTAACCCCTTTATTTGTTTTTTCTTGTAGTGTCCAAATGGGCATACATTGTGCTCAAACTGCAAACTTCGAGTGCACAATTGTTGCCCAACATGCCGTCTCGAAATGGGAAACATACGGTGTTTGGCGTTGGAAAAAGTAGCGGAATCTTTGGAACTTCCATGCCGACACCAAAGTCTTGGATGCCATGATATCTTTCCTTACTACAGCAAGCTGAAACACGAGCAAAACTGCCGGTTTCGCCCTTACAATTGTCCTTATGCCGGATCTGAGTGTTCGGTTACAGGTGATATCCCGTATCTTGTGGCACATTTGAAGGATGATCATAACGTGGATATGCATGATGGATGCAGTTTTAACCATCGTTATGTCAAATCTAATCCACATGAAGTTGAAAATGCGACATGGATGCTAACTGTAAGTTGCTTTAAGTCTTTATGATTATGCATATGAAACATGAACTGAAATTACCATATCCATTGCATGCAAGATACAATTTTTTTGTTTATGAAAGCAGTAAAGTTTGTATCTTGCTTTGGACTTGGCCTATTTTTGCATCATGAAAAAAAATGCATTTTCTATAGTAGAGATGCACAATATGTCCTGGACCGGCCCAAAAAGTTTTGGTCTATTTAGGCCCAATGGAGCCTGAAGTtgcatgttgattttaattttggTTCACAAACGTAGTCCTGTTCCTGGCAAAGCCTATTTTTAGGACCAGATTCCCGAATAACAAGTCCTCAAAATATTTTGTTGGTTACAAAGATCTAACATAATGATGCATGGTGACGGTCAAAAGTCGACTTTCTGTCTGGCCTTGTTCTAGTGTAAACAAAAATGCCACGTCCATTTAAAAATTAGCTGAGAAAAACATCGACTTACATATTATCTGTAAAAACCTATTTATTATAGAAATcatttatatcaaaatatatttaaatttataagtcaacattggtcaacgtTCATCTCGACTGACTTGTCTGCGTCTTGTGTCTTTTTCAGCCTTGTTAAGGGGTCAAATTGTCTAGCAAATCCATGAGCAATTGTGCATCAAGGTCACCTTTTTGTATGTATTAATAATAAATCAACGGTTCATTGTGTATGTGTAGGTATTTAATTGCTATGGGAGACAGTTTTGTTTACACTTTGAGGCATTTCAGCTGGGAATGGCACCAGTTTACATTTCATTTCTACGGTTCATGGGTGAGGACAGTGAAGCAAAGAAGTTTAGCTACTCGTTAGAAGTGGGAGGGTACGGACGTAAATGCACATGGCAAGGTGTTCCAAGAAGCATACGTGATAGCCATCGAAAAGTTCGTGATAGTCAAGATGGATTAGTCATTCCAAGAAACTTAGCTCTCTTTTTCTCTGGTGGGGACAGGCAAGAACTCAAGTTAAGAGTTAGCGGCCGTATATGGAAAGAACAGTGAGTCAAACGTCAAAGTCAAAAGTTAATGGGTTGGAATTTGTATAGTTTGAGACTACCAAGGTTGATTGGATGGACATGATCAGTGATCAGGCTCGAAGACCTCTAGATtggttcttgagtaaacccaaatAGGGATTATGTGTAGAAGAATCGGAAAATTATGATCTTGATCTTGATTCATGTTGTAAAAGTTATGGTCTTGGAGTTTAATTTATTCTGTATTCTGTGTTGGTATTTTAAAACATGAATTCTAATGTAGTATGGTTGTTGGAATTGGGCGTGTTCAAAACTTAGTCTGTTATATAAACCAGTGATTATCGGTGAATGAAAACGCTTAGATGATGCTATTACTGCCTTTTTTTAAAGATTGAAGTTAATCTGATAGCTCGACAAATCTTCATGATGTAGTCATGAACTCGGTTCGAGATCTCAAATGGCATTATAATTTCAATCAAAAGTTATATTCCAATTTTCATTATAGTAAACTTGAAGCGAGTTGAATAGTCTGAAAGTATCTGTTGAATCAATGGCAaagaattacggagtattattcggCGAACTTACAACTGGGTATTCAGTGGCGAATCCAGGATTAAAACGCAATGGGGTCCTAATTTTTTTTTCCCATCTAAATATAATTGAAGGGTACTTTAGCGGTTGTTTACCTCCAAAAAACTACAAATCCTAATATTATATGGGGTCCTGTAgtaaaatttagtggtgtcctgtatAATCTGAAGAGTACTTCGTTAAAAAAATTTCCGGACTAGCGGGGTCACGGGACCCGACTGCTTATAGTGTGGAGTCGCCACTGTGggtattggattttttttttcccCAAAAAACATGAATATAAACAAACAGACGATATACCACAGTACAAAAACGATTATGATAGGCAATAGATAATCGTAGTTGACGCTTTCAACATACTGGAAAATCAACTAACCAACAAACCAAACTAAACCTAGCCACCAACGGGGTAAAACTAAAATACAAGGCAAGCAAACTAACAATTAACAAGGATACATCGAAAAACACATGAAGAACCGGCATAATCAAACCTTTTCGACGAAGAGAAATAGAACATTGGGAGAACGCCGACATTTGCGGGCTCCACCGAGAAGCAGAAACATCTGCAACCACAAGAACACCCGAAGCCGCAGCACACAAGACCCCGAGTCACAAACCAGCCACGATACCCGTGTTATAACCAGATCTGCAACAGGGAGATCATCGTCTGGTTCAACCCGAAAGACGTAACCGGAGGGGAATGAGACCGGCAATGCAGCCACGACAACGAACCCAGAGACTAGCAACCAAGACCACATAAAAAATGTTGGTGATATATTCACCACCATTTTTTATACATCCACAATAAAATATGCATTAACATGTTGTATTGTACAACTTGTAAATGCTTagctgtgacgacccgacaaaatcgccattgacggcgccgtcaacttaggtcccgttacgtggtcatagtccctaaatgagacgcgtttgacaaaattatgtcgcattcatttgaaacgtgtatgacttgcaaagtttcaagtaaaccaaacggttcgacaacaagcataagtttacaaaagtaaataagtataattgaaataacttgcgacataatataagttgaaaatcacgaatgccatcaatagcgtatgtatgtaaacattaagtttgaatccaaaggtgctatcactagcgtatgcatgtatatgcttgaccccaagcaagtaatcaaagtgtgcggaagcatgtatcaagtagccaagtatgaacctgagaaacatatagaaaactgtcaacgaaaaacgttggtgaaatcataggtgtatttgtaaacgttgtttttgaaccacaagattttgtatgagttgattatccaaatcgtttgcattccaaagttgttgtacgttcgcgagcacccaattatcaagacttaactgttataCGAACCccattatcatagtgttagaacctacactataccagaaaatatatttcatccgctaacggtagcgaaccgtccgaatgagggcgcgtcaatcccgtatggatccacacaacataagttcacgtttacaccctacaagtgtaactaatgataattgaattgaggctttttgttctaactcgcatgtggaatgtttgttttcgtacttgtgttcaaagcataaaagtataatacgtatatgtttctcatcccatgatttaaagagtaaaagttgttgaaaaggtgggactatgatctcaccttgagtgcacgagtataaaggtacttcacaaagtaaacgtgtgcatgaaagttgtttagtcttgacctaaacaagtaagttgtatcaattactggttacgacacaaggtcggacgaaatgtgttcaattagtcttatggctcgttacgactcgattttatagcatgtgagtcaagttgtcaagtttcatgcaagatataagtataaacgaaaggttataacgattaaacaaagtattggttaagtttgaataaagtcaactttggtcaagtcaaagtcaacgaaatagtcaacacgttcgggtcgggtctcggacaatttttctgagttatataatcatatatgagcatgttagaacaagttacatgttaatcggaggtgcgtagcatagttagaattaaacgtgaaaacgcAAATTTGGACAGCCCCCATTccaggcatatgccgcgccgcgccaAGCTTGGCCGCTCCGCGGCAAAGCACTTGGGCTGGTTCCTGGGCTGTttcaagtgttcaagtctcgaaccaaaattcattttaacacaactaatgaaccgtaaacactcaaaACGCATATTAtacatcgttagaaaggtaatttaacaaggaatacaactaagaaCATATCATCAACCAAAACTAACATTTACAACAtataaatcctcgtcgaatgatcattatttaacgtttcaaggtcataaacgcataagatgattcgggcatccaacttacacatacgatatgccgtttcgaaggtaattagacatacattgcaactaaacacttactaacaacgtttcatagtattcaatgcatcaaaagttcgtatttaagtctatcaaaccctaaccaaaaatcacaaaatcaataatcatgttagtgaagtttttcaagtcaacctacactcaaattgaagctaatgatgctagtaacacatttaatacatgaactttaacatttaatcaacatttaaacaaccaaaatcaaagattaaacacacccatttcaagtgttcatgctagttactcaaaacaacaaaatcgagcaaaccatttacatacacaacaacctagtgagccatagacactaactaacaccatttcaagtccataaatcgaatttagagaaatctagagttttcaaaaaccttaccccaagtagtgaaattaatatcaaaacgtagaggatgaagaggggagtccaaaagtacaatttgttttgttgtaagcttcctagatcgaatttagatgatgattctttgatgttgggggtttgagagaaaagatggaagaAAATCAAGAATGAGGAGGtgaaaatgaatgagtggtggtggtgggggatagactagtcaaccactagtcactagtttgcccacttgacaacattagtccctcgagtttaaaagcgggtgcgtgaattaaccgaacgaattattttaaatacgcgagagtaaacggaagacgttataatccaataacgggaatattaagaacgttagttaacggaaggtacgaatttagataacgaaagatattatctaaaaaaaatacgggcgttaaaataatttaacggaaaaagacgGGTTATTACATTAGTAATAGTGGACATATAAAAAATAATGGTGAATATATCAATGTCCTATCAAAAACCACAAAACCCCTCCAAAAGAAAAGCAACCACCACCGAAAACCATCACAGCCAAAGGCATCACCTCCCACACACGAGACTAAGAACCTATACCACTAACGGGGAGATAAGCCGCCCCGCCTCCGGCGAGAGAAAGCCAACAAACCAACACCAACCGAGAAACCTCAGCCACCACCCGAGGCAACAGGCGGCCACCACCAATTGTTGGTGAACCGCCACACCGTCAGCGATGGTAGGTCGAAGAATCACCGCCAACACGAACACAAAAATGGCTGCATCCCGCACCACCCGAGGCAGAGGGCGGGCACTACCAATTGAGTGGTGAACTTCAAAATTGACAAAGCTATTGAAAAAATGACAAATAGACATAAAAATAGCTGGTGGTTGAGATCTTGATATCCTAACAAAAAATTTGTTTCACACCTTTATAACAACATATCTCAAGATGGTCAGATAAAAGGATTGGTAATGGTCACGATATCACCCCGTTAGACCACATAcatccagtgttgtaaatctcccgagatctcccccaagatctcgtttttagaaggcaactgaGACGAGATGtttatctcccgagatttctcggccaACGAGattaaacttagtcaaagccacgatttctcgcattttcttgctaatttgtaagattttcatgTAAAATtcttaatttctaagattttctcgctcatttctcggatatttttgtaaaatctcgtaaaaacgtatataaatatacatatatttatgttttttgtatatttttattagaaaaactacaaagtcaacgtaagtcaacgtccgagatctccccgaaatTATTCCAAGATGTCGAGATCTTcataaaaagtccaaacgagatctccccgagatccgaattctccaaccttgcatACATCTGACTAACAATTTTAAAATTCTTTGAATTTGACCAACTTTTAAttgttttaatattattaaagctCCAAGAGTGTAACGACCctacaaaatcgccattgacgacgCCGTCAACACAGGTCCCgtaacgtggtcgtagtccctaaatgagacgcgtttgaccaaaattatgtcgcattcatttaaaacgtgtatgacttgcaaagtttaagttaccaaacggttcgacatgGTTTAAGTTTAcataagttataaagtataaatgaaatgacttgcgacataatataagttgaaaatcacgatttGCTATaaatatgtaagacccaaatatttattgtacataatgtatttatggtgcacgatgcgtgtgtgaagtgtacgaagcatgtacgtgtcgcttgctcgaacgtcgaaggaaacgggacgtggtctgaagtaccaaggtgtgtacgtatcttttcaaccccaaataaagtttgtgttgatgtttcaaagccttaccattggaaagaaaatcttattacgtttccaacgatatttgattcatcgaaaacggagctacggacaaaaagttatggccaaaacaagtttctgaaatctgacctgcagagtggagcggcgctccacatagtggcgcggcgcgccgaatgggtcagaagcaattttcagcctttttaaaggctttaaatgaagggtactttggtcttttcacttggggtcggtttagggtcatcaaaactgatcctttgatcagtttggatcaaattctcaccaaccaaaacactctcaaccatttttagagagagagtaagggtttagagagagagggcttgatttggggaagaaggagtcgatttctcaccaaagctcgggttctaaagttgttcctttcgttcttggctacgcggtgatagtattggtaagctcaaactccgagtttcaattatttgatttgatattcaagttagggtttgagtaaatttgttgtgaaacccttttaggtgatgaaatgagtttagtgatgctagtaatcgggtttgttgttaattgttggcggatttcgggttggtgaactatttggccatgtttggaacttgaaatttagttaaatcacttaagttagtgattatggaagtattggaacccatttagggttatttggttgactaactttgactttgggtcaaattagggtttcgtggtgattatgacccaattggcgatttaatgaagtttataaacttaaaatggattaagttgaagtataaaaccgagttaaatgtgttttggtgtcaaaacttgcaaagaatgagattttgacctttatgggtcaaaattagggtttaagggtcaaaatgggtatgacacgtgtttaacacttgagttcgggtttaattggcatattaggaccattctcacttgtgttagtgactattggttagtttgggcacggtttgtgcttggaagtgcatttgggtcgaaattgcacttacgaattgggttgatttgtaaatccactctaagtgtattattgtaattgtggtaatggaataggtactttccattggcgagttgcggattacttggaagcattcttcaagacttcaaggtgagtggaatatctatatatgtatgtatatgatttatgtgcccgtggaaatggtgtcacatagccgtttggtgaccatagttgtgggatatagccgtttggtgaccatagttgtgggatatagccgtttggtgaccatagttgtgagatatagacattttgtccacattgatagttgcccgtagtaatgatgtcacatagccgtttttgtgaccgtagtggtgggacatagccgttcttgtccataatgattattgtgagtggaatatgtatatatgtatgtatatgatttatgtaccgtgttgatggtgtcacatagccgttttgtgaccaaggttgtgggacttagccgtattagtccatgttttgtactaaggcacatagccgtgtttgtgcatttagtggcaagtaatagccgtgtttgtgtatttagtggcaagtaatagccgtgttttactcccacgttgttatttgagttacccgtacacatagccgtgttggtgtacgaaagcgtgagtaatagccgtgttctactcacattgagcaagtgatgccatagccgtttttggaacacttgaggggtgatgccatagccgtttttggaacacctcggggggttagcatgccatagccgtttttggaagctaacgaatgttatgaacatcgatgacttgattcgcgaagtcgttcccctagcgaagagattggttaaccatgaattgtaattgttgatgctagcatttaatttgatttactatatatatttatttatgctaatgatgttgctagttgtacggtttgacgttactagctattgattgcttatgaggttgctagttatacgatttgatgatactagcgtttggtacgatgaggtaagtgatttatgtgtatttatgtgatgtcgtggatgcgagtaggtaagttgtatatgcatgtatatatttattctactcactaagcattagcttaccctctcgttgttgactctttttatagattgcatgcggattggtggctcgggtaagcgcgaggactagaagacttgcatagtttgctttagagacttgcttttggattgtttaggattgggtagcgtatccccaatcgccatgctcggcttcgttttgtattaaaagtcttatggtcaaatattgcattttggtactcaaggggtaatttgggtcgatgtgggacccgcttcgtaaatttgattttattaattaaacgtgctagtttttcatatatgaagtcatggttaaaagcgttttagctaaatgtgtcgggaactagtcaaacattttcattaaattgacttccggggacagcgggctgtccaggtggtttggcgcgccgcgcggccacctggcgcgccgcgcagatggcctgcaccagaaaaatttttttttgtttgaaatttcgtcgtgttggtcggttacggtttgggttgttacaagtggtatcagagcatggtctaagggatttaggtgacttgagataggtgcctagacttagacttttgtgtgtgcttaatttgttgcgggacttgtaggattacgggtcggaatgggtttagttagtgccttgtttataggttgactaacgtttatattagtaatgcggatattattaatatgctcttgtgttgtgatagtaattctcgcgtgtgtttgtaccgcgtagaattttggttgtgtttgtttatatcatcgagcgaggcggtcgttgtactaacaagtcgatgcggcgtgtgtgcgtaataagaacttgcagaccttattacgggtgcaaatcgtgtctaacgagtgatgtacgacgagtgtttagcaagatgggagggtgttgtgcgtgtcgttttatacgtgcgtggactaatcgttttgcattctttagaatgacgacgcgaaacgagaccgagacgaacgacacggaatttaacgctagagttacggccgccgttgcggagcaaatgagggcgtttcgagaagaaatggatgggaagtattccgaattccaaaataggggtgaaatggagcgttgtcttaagagcttcatgaggactaaaccccctatgtatgatgggaaaccggatcctttggtgagtacgacttgggtttcggatgtcaaagggtgttttcgtactatggaatgcccacccgagaaaaagacgagactcgctactagtttgttgcgaggtagggcgaaggattggttggatggcaagattgatcttgtcggtggtgagacgtttatggcattatcatgggacgaatttaaggagggattcttcgaggagttccgaacttcagccgatttatcggaattgcgttgtgagttgcgaaatttgcaacagggttctatggacttgaatactttaaagacgacttttatgtcgaaggctcgtttttgcccggaatatttggggaacgatcgtttgttgatggaggatttctatcgaactttgagcgatgacttgaaaagcaaaattagccggggttacgcgaagtcgtttgcggagttatttgcggtggctagaggtttcgagtcttatacgcgatcgaaaaaggccgaaccttcaagtgagagaagggttattacttatggtgctccgagtaagaggactaagggtccgagtgcgagtacgagtaatgtggtaaagggcgcggtggattctcgtgcgcctaggtgtttaaattgtggcgttaggggtcacaagttgtgggaatgcacaatgccgagaagtgatgacggaatgtgctactattgtcataaagtgggacatcgcaagccggattgtcccgagttggcggcggcgaaagccgcaaggagacgttgaggtacgtttcgttttaataaatatgtcttttgaatatttatttatgtggcgtttaggttcggatttgttagatgcattgtgttgtgcatgttgttgttatgggtgacgttcctaatggaagtaccctatggtgacgttttaattgattggtgaagggcgtaagacttggtgcaaccaagcattccttattgtttgggaaatgtttctaccaagccacggaaatggttttggtgtccgattgttaagcgcgtgttcgcttttatgttgaagtgatgaaccatgaggttcgccgggtgattggaacccttgagatcgagtgtttgaaatctcgatgtatgtcggtaatggagtcattatgacgcgacattaggtgcctcttttatacctactagcgtggtgttcgactccgactaggttatggttgtggttgcattgtacttagggtaccggagtaaaacccttagatacatgagtgactaggtggaatgtgacaaactaatgaaattggatgattgcgagggtatagtttgggtatttgtggtacacttttcgttcaaagtgtttaaggattggtcaagtccttcgtgtgctcaaggtttggagcaaggtatggtaacgggtcgtgtgaacccaattgtttgtaaagtctacctttggtagcattgtacggttgtacgagttgtggatatggaacgtagttccaagtgagggagtggcactcccgcacgaggaggttttagtgtgagatttcggatgatgcttttgttagatccggaaatttggtcgagacctagttttggtcaattggtggtagagtacaatttttggctcattggtacttatgatattggatttgtaaattaccaccgaggtggtaagtttggtgaatctcgtcgagagataatggacgtgttttggcgagcaaggtgaaatccctcggttaagggatgtgcgtatcggattctcttctagagaaatattgttttgtgcctatgcttgatataggtggttcttgctcgatagtgtggacggttagcggtatccgttagggttcactatagtgtagcggagcgcgatgttgcactactcatagtgcgaggtattgttatagtggtgaagcgtgactttcgaggtccgctgacttcatcatgaggtattgttatatcggtgaagcatgactttcgggtccgctgacttcatccggtgttgagtgatctatcagttgttttatactcctatggtgggatcgtgaggaccgtattgtgtgattactgatgcgatagccgtatttcgctcacatgtcgttacgggcgtgacaatggtcgattttgtacgcctagggttttaagttgttatagtcgattggacgctagCAGTTCTAGTCGTTCgcgtatgatgttacggtagttgcgtattggttgtattatacgctacaagggatgtttagtgattggtgttatccgtaaggattcgtttggttcggtcttcatcgtttcgggttgttgaccttaggttgagacttggttgctttagcacggtacttggtaatggtacgctagaggagtgatatctcggttagagatgggatgagtttcccgatgcgagggaatgagtatggttttagtgctcggattgtggatttgagaaaaatcgtggatgacgatttagttgtggaaggcgattcgtcgggaagaattgcttaggaaagtcggattgggacttatgttgaggaccgtggagtgtggtccgtttggttaagtgacgaggatcacgaggacgtgatcgattctaagtgggggagagttgtaagacccaagtatttattgtacataatgtatttatggtgcacgatgcgtgtgtgaagtgtacgaagcatgtacgtgtcgcttgctcgaacgtcgaaggaaacgggacgtggtctgaagtaccaaggtgtgtacgtatcttttcaaccccaaataaagtttgtgttgatgtttcaaagccttaccattggaaagaaaatcttattacgtttccaacgatatttgattcatcgaaaacggagctacggacaaaaagttatggccaaaacaagtttctgaaatc comes from Rutidosis leptorrhynchoides isolate AG116_Rl617_1_P2 chromosome 4, CSIRO_AGI_Rlap_v1, whole genome shotgun sequence and encodes:
- the LOC139840310 gene encoding E3 ubiquitin-protein ligase SINAT2-like, encoding MAPGGGVCKDVIESHPKTMKYDVSTTKIDKSITRIATGASGKHGMQSTNGVHELLECPVCTTLMYPPIHQCPNGHTLCSNCKLRVHNCCPTCRLEMGNIRCLALEKVAESLELPCRHQSLGCHDIFPYYSKLKHEQNCRFRPYNCPYAGSECSVTGDIPYLVAHLKDDHNVDMHDGCSFNHRYVKSNPHEVENATWMLTVFNCYGRQFCLHFEAFQLGMAPVYISFLRFMGEDSEAKKFSYSLEVGGYGRKCTWQGVPRSIRDSHRKVRDSQDGLVIPRNLALFFSGGDRQELKLRVSGRIWKEQ